A single window of Salvia splendens isolate huo1 chromosome 6, SspV2, whole genome shotgun sequence DNA harbors:
- the LOC121806896 gene encoding E3 ubiquitin-protein ligase ATL4-like: MSAPPPPTSISLISQMPQLPPPYTDTSSPSSSASTSSDAVSSSSIVIVIIIIASAVIISASIYLLLRLLSKRIHRTFSAADDVVLRRDSSNRNPSQPQFHTAPHHTLLDSLPLFTFRSVTGNLTGGDCAVCLSKFEPHDQLRLLPICCHAFHADCIDAWIVSNQTCPLCRSPVTASDSELLDKILPNPNRGSFRNGNGNSGSFRIEIGSISRRRGGGAPEAVEGDRRSYSIGSFDYIVDDTGYEVSAGSVTHRRGASDCTSADKESSVGIPIPDPPGEALAADVSSGRNWLRDYVDRLASVSFRSSGRFFSGSSRRSDPVAAAAVEDLEANRVGEEISELFRWLSGI, from the coding sequence ATGTCCGCCCCGCCGCCGCCCACATCCATCTCCCTCATCTCGCAAATGCCACAACTCCCACCGCCATACACCGACACGTCATCTCCGTCGTCGTCGGCATCCACCTCGTCCGACGCCGTCTCGTCGTCTTCCATAGTGATAGTGATAATTATCATCGCCTCCGCCGTCATCATCTCCGCCTCAATTTACCTCCTCCTCCGGCTACTTTCGAAGCGCATCCATCGCACCTTCTCCGCCGCGGACGACGTCGTCCTGCGCCGCGACTCCTCCAACCGAAACCCTAGCCAGCCGCAATTCCACACCGCGCCGCACCACACCTTGCTCGACTCCCTCCCGCTCTTCACTTTCCGCTCGGTCACCGGAAACCTCACCGGCGGCGACTGCGCCGTGTGCCTCTCCAAGTTCGAGCCGCACGATCAGCTCCGCCTGCTGCCTATCTGCTGCCACGCGTTCCACGCCGACTGCATCGACGCCTGGATCGTCTCCAATCAGACGTGCCCGCTCTGCCGCTCGCCAGTAACTGCTTCCGACTCCGAATTGCTCGACAAAATCCTCCCCAATCCGAACCGCGGCAGTTTTCGCAACGGAAACGGCAACAGCGGCAGTTTCCGGATTGAGATCGGAAGCATCAGCCGGCGCCGCGGCGGAGGCGCTCCCGAGGCGGTGGAAGGAGATCGGCGCTCGTATTCAATCGGATCATTCGATTACATTGTGGATGATACCGGCTACGAGGTCTCAGCAGGATCCGTCACTCATCGCAGAGGAGCTTCCGATTGCACATCGGCGGACAAGGAATCGTCCGTCGGAATTCCGATACCGGATCCGCCGGGGGAAGCGCTCGCGGCGGACGTATCCAGCGGTAGAAATTGGCTGAGGGATTATGTCGACAGATTGGCGTCAGTTTCGTTTAGAAGCTCGGGGAGATTCTTCTCCGGCAGCAGCAGGCGGAGCGATCCtgttgccgccgccgccgtcgaaGATCTGGAGGCGAACCGCGTCGGAGAGGAGATCAGTGAGCTGTTTCGGTGGCTTTCCGGGATATGA
- the LOC121808265 gene encoding 10 kDa chaperonin 1, chloroplastic-like, whose protein sequence is MASSFVTLSRPFASHTPNSHSLSPTPSVGGFSVGLKRRSLKLNAIATKYEPTKVVPQSDRVLIRLEVLPEKSAGGVLLPKSAVKFERYLVGEVVSVGTEAKEVETGKKVLFSDINAYEIDLGTEDRHIFCKASDLLAVVE, encoded by the exons ATGGCGTCCTCCTTCGTTACCTTATCAAGACCCTTCGCTTCTCACACACCGAATTCCCACTCTCTCTCCCCCACTCCATCAG TTGGGGGATTTTCTGTAGGTCTAAAACGGAGGTCCTTGAAATTGAATGCGATTGCCACGAAATACGAACCTACTAAG GTTGTGCCACAATCCGATAGAGTTCTAATTCGTCTCGAGGTTCTACCAGAG AAATCGGCTGGGGGAGTTTTGCTGCCAAAGTCTGCAGTTAAATTTGAGCGGTATCTCGTAGGAGAG GTTGTCTCTGTTGGCACGGAGGCCAAGGAAGTGGAGACTGGAAAGAAG GTTCTTTTCTCCGACATAAATGCGTATGAG ATTGACTTGGGAACAGAGGACCGGCATATTTTCTGCAAAGCAAGTGACTTGCTGGCCGTGGTCGAGTAG